A stretch of the Acomys russatus chromosome 23, mAcoRus1.1, whole genome shotgun sequence genome encodes the following:
- the Lamtor3 gene encoding ragulator complex protein LAMTOR3: MRTSKYIFSVEIAVKPFAPYSVSSSVANDSAPEHALRPGFLSTFALATDQGSKLGLSKNKSIICYYNTYQVVQFNRLPLVVSFIASSNANTGLIVSLEKELAPLFEELIKVVEVS, encoded by the exons ATGCGAACCAGTAAATATATCTTCAGTGTTGAAA TTGCTGTTAAACCCTTTGCACCGTattctgtttcttcctcagtGGCTAATGACAGTGCTCCAGAGCACGCCCTGCGGCCTGGCTTCTTATCCACATTTGCCCTCGCAACAGACCAAGGCAGCAAACTCGgactttcaaaaaacaaaagcatcatcTGCTACTATAATACCTATCAG GTGGTTCAGTTCAATCGCTTACCTCTGGTGGTGAGTTTCATAGCCAGCAGTAACGCCAACACAG GACTTATTGTCAGCCTAGAAAAGGAGCTGGCTCCGTTATTTGAAGAACTGATAAAAGTTGTGGAAGTGTCCTAA